In Liolophura sinensis isolate JHLJ2023 chromosome 2, CUHK_Ljap_v2, whole genome shotgun sequence, a genomic segment contains:
- the LOC135462445 gene encoding complement C1q-like protein 4: MTCLSLVTVAVCMLVIPALGHWSADSYKNGPHGSGRGYPLERAGGHGGGVGAGTGYPLERAGGHGGGVGAGTGYPLRQGAGGHGGGVGAGTGLPAVQGAGGHGGGVGAGGHGGGVGAGTGLPAVQGAGGHGGGVGAGGHGGGVGAGTGLPAVQGAGGHGGGVGAGGHGGGVGAGTGTNQAGAGQGRPFGRLPRKLPQLEVYVNPQDAVATSVVRTTDQYFYKPTPVGFNHIITNINGGYNKEYGVFTAPVPGIYSVNYHVQSKKGSTKEAHVDLTQNGQVVNSAKAEGNCVAASNSAVLYLDQFDRLSVNGREGTIIGCKNNGFCSFSVSLVKPGRFTDLKIPRAVPMDKHG, translated from the exons ATGACGTGTTTAAGTCTTGTCACGGTGGCCGTCTGTATGCTCGTCATTCCTGCCCTCGGTCATTGGTCTGCAGATAGCTACAAGAATGGACCACACGGCTCAGGTAGAG GTTACCCACTTGAACGCGCTGGTGGTCACGGAGGTGGTGTAGGTGCTGGCACAG GTTACCCACTTGAACGCGCTGGTGGTCACGGAGGTGGTGTAGGTGCTGGCACAG GTTACCCCCTTCGGCAAGGCGCTGGTGGTCACGGAGGTGGTGTAGGTGCTGGCACAG GTCTCCCCGCTGTTCAAGGCGCTGGTGGTCACGGAGGTGGTGTAGGTGCTGGTGGTCACGGAGGTGGTGTAGGTGCTGGCACAG GTCTCCCCGCTGTTCAAGGCGCTGGTGGTCACGGAGGTGGTGTAGGTGCTGGTGGTCACGGAGGTGGTGTAGGTGCTGGCACAG GTCTCCCCGCTGTTCAAGGCGCTGGTGGTCACGGAGGTGGTGTAGGTGCTGGTGGTCACGGAGGTGGTGTAGGTGCTGGCACAG GAACCAATCAGGCAGGTGCCGGGCAAGGTAGACCTTTTGGCCGACTTCCCCGAAAACTGCCTCAGCTGGAAGTATACGTTAACCCTCAGGACGCCGTGGCCACATCTGTGGTCAGAACCACTGACCAGTACTTCTACAAACCCACACCTGTTGGCTTTAACCACATCATCACAAACATCAATGGCGGATACAACAAGGAATACGGTGTCTTCACCGCTCCCGTGCCAGGAATCTATTCCGTTAACTACCACGTACAAAGCAAGAAAGGTAGCACTAAAGAGGCCCATGTGGATCTGACCCAGAACGGACAAGTCGTGAACTCCGCCAAGGCAGAAGGTAATTGTGTCGCGGCATCCAACTCCGCCGTCCTCTACCTTGACCAGTTTGACCGGCTCAGTGTCAACGGTCGTGAAGGAACCATCATTGGCTGTAAGAATAACGGTTTCTGTAGCTTTAGCGTGTCTCTGGTTAAACCGGGTAGATTCACAGATCTTAAAATCCCACGAGCTGTACCCATGGATAAACATGGGTAA